GTggcttgcttcttgcttttcttttgggTTGTCACTATTCTGTTTCTTGAAAGTTATCTTCTTATTTGAACAATTTACTTTGAAATGTCCAAGCTCCCCACATTTAAAGCATGTTCTCTCTGCGTGAGGTATAGATTTTGGCCTAAACTTTTCACGCTtgttatcttttcctttttcattagtCCTTCCTCTAGCTGCAAACAATCCTTGTGCTTGATCATTATACTCTCTTTCATTTGGAGATGACATTACATTTGTAGCAACTTTACGTAGATCATCCGCTAAAAGTGATGCTCTCGTCTCATCCATGGTCAGAGTGTCACCCACCAGCATCAAGGGCGAAGCTAGACAATATTTAATAGGGGgaccaatattttttttagttttttattttaacaaaaaaagttaaaaataactcgatataattttaattaaaaataacaactaaaacttaaaatttactttttataagATAACTGAACATattgtatattaaaataattaaacacaaatatctcaaaattaatttcaaatattGTAAATATAAGTTGTTACATACTTATTTTTAGAATCTTCAAATACTATTCAATTCCTTTTTTGATGTTTCctgcaaaattattaaaaaaatatattatacttcAACCTTtatgtaaataatttaaatcacaaccataacttatgcaataaaaaaattagtaacaaTATTATTAGagctaaactaaattaaaatttgcaacttATATAGACAAGTGAGCTCGACGTTTTTTTCTTGATTCAAAGTCTTCTATTATTGAATCTGTACTGAAAGTAGCTGCAATTTCTTTCTCAATGTAAATGACTAAATTATCTGCAAGAAATTCGTCTGCCATTTTACTCTAAAGTCTTGTTTTAACAATTTTCATTGCCGAGAAAGCTCTTTCTGTTGTTACTATAGATACTGGAATAGTCAAGACATTGCGAATCAGTTTATCAACCAAATGATAACTTTTTGCATAAGCGATAAAAAAAGAACTTAGTCGAATCAACTGAATGGCCATATGATCAGGAATGATGCTTTTAATCGATATTGGTAGTAAATATTGTAACATAAAGCAAGTATCATGGGTCTTATATCCAAAACTTTTCTTTCTCCTAGATGTACACAACGTGATATATTCGAAGCACTACCATCAGGTAGCTTTGTTGTCTTCAAAACACCACAAAAAATTGACTTCTCTACAGCAGTCATAGAAAAGCATGCATTTGCCAAATTTGTTCTCTTGCCATTATTCACCTCCTTTAATTGAAgattttttcagatcctcaaatcttttaagtcataatgAGCATTCAAATGGTCCTTTGTCTTGCCTGGAATATCTAAAAGAGTTTCGTCAAGTATGTTCTTCTCTATGTGTATGACATCTAAGTTGTGACACAACGAATTTTTGTGCCAGTAAGGTAATTCAAAGAAAAttggtcttttttttttcaattccgtGGAAAACTATTTGATGTACTTTACTTCTTCCGAAGAACATTCTCAACATTTTTTAGCATCTCAAAAATTTCTATTCCTTCTATAACAGGTGAAGGGGGTCTTAATTCCTTCTTCCCATTGACAGAAATTGTATCGGTTCTCCATGGATGATCCATGAGTAAAAAGACACGATGATCCATATAAATTGTCTTCCGACTATGTTTCAGTTGTAGATAAGAGGTATTTTTGTTGTAACAAGGGGCAAGCCAATTTTTCTTTTGTACTCCACCCAGACAACATAGCATATGTAGGAAAATCATTGATtgtctataaaaaaaattgtccGCATTTAAAATGTCTCATTCTTTGATGCATTATAAGTTTCGACCCCTATTTTCCATAACAACTTCAAGTCTTTTATTAATGGTTGTAAATACGCAGCAATATCTTTACCAATTGATTATGATCCAGGAATAAGCAAAGAAAGCACACAATATTCAGGTTTCATGCACATCCACAGAGGTAAATTGtataccatcaacatcacagaCCACGTGCTCCATGAAATGTTTAGGCTACGAAATGGGTTGAACTCATCACTTGACAAGACTAGTCTAATATTGAGTGATTCTTTTGGAAAGTCTTCATCAATTTTATCAAAGTTCTCCATGCTAGGCCATCAGCAAGATGCTTTAACATCCCATCTTTAATACGCTCCTCATCATGCCTGCCATCTCAAACTAACTGTCAGCTTTGAACACATAAATAATTTCTGAAGTTTTGGAATTATAGAAAAGTATCTCAGAATCTTTGCGGGAATACGACGACATTTTTTGTGGAGTTGGTTCTTACTATCATCACTAGAATTTTAATATATCGAAAAGTTCTACACACACGATATTGTTTTtcatcttttaattcttttttatagaGGAGGCAATTATTAGGACaaacatcaattttttttataaataatggagaaaagtgtagcctattctaAAAATAGACTATATTTTTCAAATATAACTTAAAAAGAGTGTGGttgaatatgtatttttttttttgtagtattCATATTATATAATCATCTAAACATTTCAGACCATCACCTACTTAATACTCATAAAAATAACTATGTTTCCCTGTTAAAGattccatcatcatcatcttatAGTAATGGAGTTAAAGATGCATATGGTCCTTGCTCAATTACTCAGACTAGCACGGATCGCTGGTACACTTCCCATTCTCGTCgcttcaatcccaattcccaaactcAACTTTCTCCATACAATCTTGTTGTCTTGCTAGAAGGAAAAAAATCATGCACTTATCTTCCAAGCTAAATATATCACTTTTACTCCCTTATATACCCTTTCCATTTTTATTACTTTCATCATTCTCATTGTACAAATTTTTTGCCATTTATTAAAATGGATGTGAATATATGATCCATCTTTACTTGTTTGTATCACCAtgccttttatatttttatttaggtGATACCCCCATTCACTAATCCAGTAACTTAATATTTTAATCGGTTCGATTATCAGTTCAGTtttgataattatataataaattaataaaaaaaattatttatttatttattaaatatttgtaATAATAATAGAACAACGACCACAGTTTTTATCCAGCTAGATAGAATCAActacataaataaatatagagTAAGTACTTGAGTGAGTGGAGAAGATGAGTAACTAGTGTAGTCAACGGTAGAATTCCGGGCAAGAAAGATGTGGGATTCCCACACCACATCAAAAAAGAGAAACCTAAACCCTAGATGCCACTCAACCCATGCCCTACCTTCTTCCTCTCTGAGCTACTCTCTATCAACCAGAAGGTGTCGTCGCTGTCGGCCTGGCCTCCACCTTCTCCTGTTGGCGTCGCTTGCCTGTACAGAAACCACGGGGTCTTTCGTTTTCACCCGTCTCTCACATTGCTCCTGTGGTCCGTTTTCTCGCTAACGCTCTTTGTTTGTCCATCGCGGTCCTCTTCTCAGTGTAGTAGTGgttctttctctccctctctctcggATTTCAGTCTCTCTTACCGCGAGCGTCTCAAAACCCAGACCGGTTGAAACCCGTATTGACCCGTTGAAACCCGTCTTGACGCGGCCAGTTTCAAAACCCAGACCGGTCAtgcttatttaaaaataaaaaaaatctctaaATATCATCATCTAACTCCAAAACCCTAATTTCACTGGGCTCTGTGGTCCCTCTCATCACCCGTGACACCCTCATCTTCACGCAGACAGTGGCGCACTCCGTCCCGTCTGTCAAACTCTCTTGTCGTCTTCATTCATAGTCGCTGGCGTTCTGTAGTTCGTGTGTCGTCGCCCTCCTTGGTCTCGTCGTCGCCGGCTCAGTCAAGAAGAAACCGAGGCGACCAGCAAACGCTGCCCCTTGATCGGACGTCGTCGTCTTTGTTGCTTCGTCGCCTCCTTCTTGCCGGTTCTGTCGCCGAGCCGCTGTGGTGAGTCCCTGGCTGCCTTCCCCTGTTTTTCCCTTTGCCCTTTCTTCCGTAGTTCCCATTCCACACTTCACAGCTTCTTGCAATCTTTTttcctaattaattaatttttcattttgctGTAAATCATCAACTGAAATTTAATCAATTTTCTGATCAAATTGACAGTATTGTTGAAGGGTTGATACCATAATTTTCACTAAATTTTTTAGGTTTATGACTTAAGAATAAATAGTTCCTATTTAGAGAATCTTAGCCTGTAATTGTAATGTTGAAGTTGATTTAGGTGTGGCTGTGCTGAAGCTCCGAACTCCAAAGATGCTCCGTCCCTGACTCAACTTCTACTTCTGCTTCTGTAGgtgatttttgttttattttgttcagTTATTCTTTAATctctattaattttttatgtttagtaTTTTCAGTTTTAATGTAGTTTTAGATAAATTGATGCTAATTGGTTTAGATAAATTGATGATTAGTTATACTGCTTAGATAATAGGTCATGAAGATGAATAACTCTCATGGTAGTTTTAATCGAAGGGATTGTTCTGATATTGTTCTACAAAGCTGTTCAAGAGAAAATTATTCAGGTGTTTCTTACTTTGGGAGCTGCTGTGTGCATTGTTTTGAGCTTATAAATAGTGATAAGTAGGAAGATGATTGGTTCAAGGGAATTTTTATCGTGGTCAAGGTTGCTTGTGAATTCATCAGTGCTGATTGTCATGTTAAAGATTGGCAATATTTAGATTTCGTTAGATAATGAAAAGAGGAAAAGTTTGTGATGTTCATTTATCTATCAAGGAAATAAGTTGTGTGTAAATCTATGTGGATATCATAAGAGAAGAAACATTGTTTGGAAGTGTCCAATATAAACATGCGGATCATAATTCTGCAGAAGAGAATCCTATTAAGGAGTGCTTGTCTTGTTGTATCAAAGGCTCTTTACTTGTTTATATCACCATGCCTTTTAGGCTTTTATATttaatgattttatatttttattcaagtGATACTGGGTCAACTAGTGACCCACCCGTTGACCCAGCGATCCAATATTCTGATCGGTTGGATTACTAGTTATAACTATGCAATGAATTAATAGgtaaaatttacttttatttatttattaaatatttataataagagaaaaggacaaataggttctTGACCTTTTGATCCGCAGACATTTAAGTCCCCGaagatttgaaaatacatttaagtttctgactttttcaaaacctaGACATATTGATCCCTCATGTTCACTTGGGTTTGTCAGACTCAACGAAACCTGGTTGATACAGATGCATACGtgagagaatttttaaaattgaataaattagaCTCAGGGATCGATATGTCCGGATTTTGAAGAGATCagggatttaaatgtatttttaaatcctCCGAGACTTTAATGTCCGCGAACCAAAAAGTCAGGGATCAATTTGTCTTTTTTTCTTGTAATAATAATAGAACAACGACCACAAATTTTTATCGGACTAGATAGAATCAACACTTGAGTGAGTGGAGAAGGAGACGAGTAACAGGTGTAATCAACAGTGGGATTCCCACACCACATCAAAGAAGAGAGACCTAAACCATAGCAGCCATTCAAACCCATGCCCCACCTTCTTCATCCCGGAGCTACTCTCTGTCAACCAGAGGGTGTCGTCGCCGTCGGCCTAGCCTCCACCTTCTCCTATTGGCGTCGCTCGCGTGTACAAAACCCACGGGGTCCTTTGTTTTCTCCCGTCTCTCACATTCGCTCCTGTGGTCCGTTTTCTCGCCGGTGCTCTTTGTTTCTCCGTCGCGGTCCTGTTCTCAGTGTAGCAGTGGTTTGTTCTCTCCTCGGAATCTCTCTCTTCCAgcgctctccctctctctcagAACTTAGTCTCTCTCATCGCGAGCGTCTCTGCTTGCGCCCAGCCGTCTTCTCCTCGCCGTTACCTTCTCCTTGCCTCCACTGCTTCTTAGTTAATAATAACTTTGTTCTGACTTCTGAGTTAATGTTAATTTTCTGATTTAACgttgattggtgattttgttgAGTTAGTTAATTTTCTgagttaaatattgttgattgttgttaatttttttgaGATAACAAGGGTTTAAATCCTTCCTTGAAATTGTTCTTAGGGTTGACTAAGGATTATACGCATCATGATTCTGGGAAAGTGATGGCACCAAGTCTTCATTTATTTAtcttcagttttattttattttattttattttgaaatttgacaTTGGACTTACGTTTATGTGAAGTTATAGGAACAGAATTTTCAAACACAATGAAGATTAAGATGACTTTTCAATGTTTGTTTTCCAAACACAAAAGGATGATATGCATCATGATTCATGGACTAGTTTAGTGTGTTTAGGGTTTTCAGAGTTAGTGtgtttttcattatatttgaactttttgtgaacttttaattataaattttagataaattattaGATGAAATTGTGAAGTGTGGAATCTTATTAGTagaaataattgaatttaaatatttaaaattatatattatatttttaataattttattttatatttaattaaatcgattCAATCACGGTTTGATTCTGGTTGGACCACTAAACTATTAAACCAGTTACTTGATCGGTTTACTGACTGGTTTGGTTTTTTCAACCTTGGTTTatacataaattttatttaattatattgtgTATGGTCATCTTGGGTTATCCTCAATCCTTCTCAACTTATTTATCTCCATTTGATCTATTTTCTTTCCATAGGATTTACCGATTTTTTTCTACATATTCAAACTGTCTGAGATGAGAGTGTaccatattttttaataatagacGGGATTTATATAATAcgtataataatcataataaatataaaattagtaaaaatgataaatatttaGTGTTATTGACGGTtatatatgaaaaagatattatatGAAAACAAAGTTGGAATTAGATAATGatgtcaatttttgtttttggGTATTGtaactctattttcttttaagtGGCATAAATTGAACTTATTTTTTGGGCGTTGGAGTGCAATAAGCCCAAAGaccaaaaatatataaacaaagaTAAAGGACACAGCCTACACTTAATAACCAATCAAGAACACATGTGAGTCTAATTACGAATACAACAGCCTGCTGGCTTCTTACCCTACAATATGTATCCAAGacttgttttatatatatgagGAATGTTTGAGGGccatcaaaatttattgtttttggccaACAATAGTTTGCACTTATATTTGCAGGTATTTGCACACAAAAAACATAATTTATAGCAATATTTATCAGAGTTTGTACACATGAATCAATACAATTTGTATCTATATTTTGCAGAATTTGCACATGATTTTGGGCCGGTACTTGATAGCAATAATTTGCACCCATTTTTACAAGTGCTTACATACAAGAAACATATAATTTGCATCTATATTTACCAGAGTTTGCACACATTAATCAATACAATTTGCATCTACATTTTTTAGAATTTGTACACAAAAATGACTATGTTTCTCAGTTGAAGATTCCATCATCGTCATCTTATAGTAATGGAGTTGGAGATGCATATGGTCCTTCCTCAATTGTTGAGACTAGCATGGATCGCTGGTACACTTCCCATTCTCATCgcttcaatcccaattcccaaactcAAGTTTCTCCATACAATCTTGTTGGGTTTTGCTAGAAGGGGAAAAATCATGCACTCATCTTCCCAGGTAAATAAATCAGTTTCACTCCCCTATAttcccttttcatttttattacttttatcaTTGCCATTGTACAAATTTCTTGTCTTTTACTAAAATAGATGTGAATATATGATCCATCGAATAATGGGGTACTTGAAAGTTTGAAAGTGtgcaatatattttatttgacttTGCAGAAATTCACACTCCCTCAGAGATTCTTCTTGCATTTCTATATTGTTGCATCAATATGGACAACGTTCTTGcttgttacaacttggtgttatGCATACACCATGGTGCCACCGGTTAGGGAATCATCTGCATACTCTACCATTACAAGCTACTTGATCGGAGGCTCAGCTCTGGGAACTGGTTCAACTACAATGCTTCAAAGGCATGCTGTTTGGCAAgctgtttttcttcttttgttaatGGAAGCTCAAGTGTTGAGACGCCTATTTGAAACCATATATGTTTTTAAATATAGCCCCTCTGCCCGCATGCACGTCCTTGGTTATCTCACTGGAATGTTGTAAGTTTATTTCATAATCTTTCTAAT
This region of Arachis hypogaea cultivar Tifrunner chromosome 8, arahy.Tifrunner.gnm2.J5K5, whole genome shotgun sequence genomic DNA includes:
- the LOC140172822 gene encoding polyprenal reductase 2-like isoform X2, giving the protein MELEMHMVLPQLLRLAWIAGTLPILIASIPIPKLKFLHTILLGFARRGKIMHSSSQKFTLPQRFFLHFYIVASIWTTFLLVTTWCYAYTMVPPVRESSAYSTITSYLIGGSALGTGSTTMLQRHAVWQAVFLLLLMEAQVLRRLFETIYVFKYSPSARMHVLGYLTGMFFYLAAPLSLCADCALDVFYFLVNLVTKFIVIGKDHMPPVEVELWQVVNPLFRLGWRHWIGATVFFWGWIHQQRCHKILGSLRNSRQAEEYAIPHGDWFEIVSSPHYLSEMFCSCYWMVQSNHMVTSCFCAGKFVICSSGNT
- the LOC140172822 gene encoding polyprenal reductase 2-like isoform X3, with product MELEMHMVLPQLLRLAWIAGTLPILIASIPIPKLKFLHTILLGFARRGKIMHSSSQKFTLPQRFFLHFYIVASIWTTFLLVTTWCYAYTMVPPVRESSAYSTITSYLIGGSALGTGSTTMLQRHAVWQAVFLLLLMEAQVLRRLFETIYVFKYSPSARMHVLGYLTGMFFYLAAPLSLCADCALDVFYFLVNLVTKFIVIGKDHMPPVEVELWQVVNPLFRLGWRHWIGATVFFWGWIHQQRCHKILGSLRNSRQAEEYAIPHGDWFEIVSSPHYLSEMEL
- the LOC140172822 gene encoding polyprenal reductase 2-like isoform X1, which encodes MELEMHMVLPQLLRLAWIAGTLPILIASIPIPKLKFLHTILLGFARRGKIMHSSSQKFTLPQRFFLHFYIVASIWTTFLLVTTWCYAYTMVPPVRESSAYSTITSYLIGGSALGTGSTTMLQRHAVWQAVFLLLLMEAQVLRRLFETIYVFKYSPSARMHVLGYLTGMFFYLAAPLSLCADCALDVFYFLVNLVTKFIVIGKDHMPPVEVELWQVVNPLFRLGWRHWIGATVFFWGWIHQQRCHKILGSLRNSRQAEEYAIPHGDWFEIVSSPHYLSEMVIYGSFVVATGWSNLTIWLLLVFVLANLSFAAVETHRWYHKKFEDYPSSRFAVIPYIL